The proteins below come from a single Streptomyces sp. M92 genomic window:
- the thrS gene encoding threonine--tRNA ligase, whose product MSDVRVIIQRDSEQEERVVTTGTTAAELFAGQRSIIAARVAGELKDLAYEVKDGETVEGVEISSEDGLNILRHSTAHVMAQAVQELFPEAKLGIGPPIRDGFYYDFDVKEPFTPEDLKRVEKRMQEIQKRGQRFSRRVTSDDAAREELADEPYKLELIGLKGNAAQAADGADAEVGSGELTIYDNLDAKTGELCWKDLCRGPHLPTTRNIPAFKLMRSAAAYWRGSEKNPQLQRIYGTAWPSKDELKAHLDFLAEAEKRDHRKLGAELDLFSFPDELGPGLAVFHPKGGVIRKVMEDYSRRQHEVSGYEFVNTPHISKEHLFEISGHLPHYAEGMFPPIQFDEQNYRLKAMNCPMHNLIFKSRGRSYRELPLRLFEFGTVYRYEKSGVVHGLTRSRGFTQDDSHIYCTKEQMPQELDTLLTFVLDLLRDYGLNEFELELSTRDDSDKFIGTDEDWAEATEALRQAAEKQNLPLVPDPGGAAYYGPKISVQARDAIGRSWQMSTIQVDFNQPKRFNLEYTAADGSRQQPVMIHRALFGSIERFFGVLLEHYAGAFPAWLAPVQAVGIPVGDAHVQYLEEFAAEARRKGLRVDVDSSSDRMQKKIRTQQKQKVPFMIIVGDEDMHGGTVSFRYRDGSQENGIPRDQALAKLVDVVERRVQV is encoded by the coding sequence GTGTCAGACGTCCGTGTGATCATCCAACGCGATTCGGAGCAGGAAGAACGCGTGGTGACGACGGGCACTACGGCCGCCGAGCTCTTCGCCGGCCAGCGCTCGATCATCGCGGCGCGGGTGGCCGGTGAGCTCAAGGACCTCGCCTACGAGGTCAAGGACGGCGAGACCGTCGAGGGCGTCGAGATCTCCTCCGAGGACGGCCTGAACATCCTGCGCCACTCGACCGCGCACGTCATGGCCCAGGCGGTGCAGGAGCTGTTCCCCGAGGCCAAGCTGGGCATCGGCCCGCCCATCCGGGACGGCTTCTACTACGACTTCGACGTCAAGGAGCCCTTCACTCCCGAGGATCTCAAGCGCGTCGAGAAGCGGATGCAGGAGATCCAGAAGCGCGGCCAGCGCTTCTCGCGCCGCGTCACCAGTGACGACGCCGCCCGCGAGGAGCTCGCCGACGAGCCGTACAAGCTCGAGTTGATCGGCCTCAAGGGCAACGCCGCGCAGGCCGCCGACGGCGCTGACGCGGAGGTGGGCAGCGGCGAGCTGACCATCTACGACAACCTGGACGCCAAGACCGGCGAGCTGTGCTGGAAGGACTTGTGCCGTGGTCCGCACCTGCCCACCACGCGCAACATCCCGGCCTTCAAGCTGATGCGCTCGGCCGCCGCCTACTGGCGCGGCAGCGAGAAGAACCCGCAGCTCCAGCGGATCTACGGCACCGCCTGGCCCTCCAAGGACGAGCTGAAGGCCCACCTGGACTTCCTCGCCGAGGCGGAGAAGCGGGACCACCGCAAGCTCGGAGCCGAGCTGGACCTGTTCTCCTTCCCCGACGAGTTGGGCCCCGGCCTCGCGGTGTTCCATCCCAAGGGCGGCGTGATCCGCAAGGTCATGGAGGACTACTCGCGCAGGCAGCACGAGGTCTCCGGCTACGAGTTCGTCAACACCCCGCACATCTCGAAGGAGCACCTCTTCGAGATCTCCGGGCACCTGCCGCACTACGCGGAGGGCATGTTCCCGCCCATCCAGTTCGACGAGCAGAACTACCGCCTCAAGGCGATGAACTGCCCGATGCACAACCTGATCTTCAAGTCGCGGGGCCGTTCCTACCGGGAGCTGCCGCTCAGGTTGTTCGAGTTCGGCACGGTGTACCGGTACGAGAAGTCGGGCGTCGTGCACGGCCTCACCCGCTCACGCGGCTTCACTCAGGACGACTCGCACATCTACTGCACCAAGGAGCAGATGCCCCAGGAGCTGGACACCCTCCTGACCTTCGTCCTCGACCTGCTGCGCGACTACGGCCTGAACGAGTTCGAGCTGGAGTTGTCCACCCGCGACGACTCCGACAAGTTCATCGGCACGGACGAGGACTGGGCGGAGGCCACGGAGGCGCTGCGCCAGGCCGCGGAGAAGCAGAACCTGCCGCTGGTCCCGGACCCGGGGGGCGCCGCCTACTACGGTCCGAAGATCTCTGTGCAGGCGCGCGACGCCATCGGCCGGTCCTGGCAGATGTCGACCATCCAGGTCGACTTCAACCAGCCCAAGCGCTTCAACCTGGAGTACACGGCGGCCGACGGCTCGCGCCAGCAGCCCGTCATGATCCACCGGGCTCTGTTCGGCTCCATCGAGCGGTTCTTCGGCGTGCTCCTGGAGCACTACGCGGGCGCCTTCCCGGCCTGGCTGGCGCCGGTGCAGGCGGTGGGCATCCCGGTCGGGGACGCTCACGTGCAGTACCTGGAGGAGTTCGCGGCGGAGGCGCGGCGCAAGGGGCTGCGTGTCGACGTGGATTCCTCCTCGGACCGGATGCAGAAGAAGATCCGCACGCAGCAGAAGCAGAAGGTCCCGTTCATGATCATCGTGGGTGACGAGGACATGCACGGGGGCACGGTGTCGTTCCGCTACCGCGACGGTTCGCAGGAGAACGGCATTCCGCGTGACCAGGCACTGGCGAAGCTCGTTGACGTGGTGGAGCGCCGGGTTCAGGTGTGA
- a CDS encoding HIT family protein, producing MTSEPEQQLGVGTPDAFQRLWTPHRMAYIQGENKPSGPGADDGCPFCSIPAKSDEDGLIVRRGEHVYAVLNLYPYNGGHLMTVPYRHVADYTELNTVETAELAELTKQAMTALRTASGAQGFNLGMNQGAVAGAGIAAHLHQHVVPRWGGDTNFLPVIGHTRVLPQLLGDTRKMLAEAWPSSPSGV from the coding sequence ATGACGAGTGAGCCGGAGCAGCAGCTGGGGGTGGGGACACCGGACGCGTTCCAGCGTCTGTGGACGCCCCACCGGATGGCCTACATCCAGGGCGAGAACAAGCCGAGCGGCCCCGGCGCCGACGACGGCTGCCCCTTCTGCTCGATCCCGGCCAAGTCCGACGAGGACGGTCTGATCGTCCGGCGCGGCGAGCACGTGTACGCGGTGCTGAATCTGTACCCCTACAACGGCGGTCACCTGATGACCGTGCCCTATCGCCACGTCGCCGACTACACCGAGCTGAACACCGTGGAGACCGCCGAGCTGGCCGAGCTGACCAAGCAGGCGATGACGGCCCTGCGCACGGCCTCCGGGGCCCAGGGGTTCAACCTGGGCATGAACCAGGGGGCGGTGGCGGGCGCCGGTATCGCCGCCCACCTGCACCAGCATGTGGTGCCACGCTGGGGCGGCGACACCAATTTCCTTCCCGTGATCGGCCACACGCGGGTGCTGCCCCAGCTGCTGGGCGACACCCGCAAGATGCTGGCGGAAGCCTGGCCCTCCAGCCCGTCCGGCGTTTGA
- a CDS encoding TIGR02611 family protein: MNTGSNKPGEAAVAEDRTGTDDEAAPAQALGSRAPDFIKARRALHLSWQVGVFIVGLAVVAAGAAMLVLPGPGWVVIFGGMAIWATEFVWAQLVLRWTKRKVTEAAQRALDPKVRRRNIILTSVGLVIVAAVAGIYLWKFGLQLPWNIEDQ; encoded by the coding sequence ATGAACACGGGGAGTAACAAGCCCGGCGAGGCTGCCGTGGCGGAAGACCGTACGGGGACGGACGACGAGGCGGCGCCCGCGCAGGCGCTCGGTTCGCGTGCTCCGGACTTCATCAAGGCGCGCCGCGCCCTGCATCTGAGCTGGCAGGTCGGCGTCTTCATCGTCGGGCTGGCGGTCGTCGCGGCCGGCGCCGCCATGTTGGTGCTGCCCGGTCCGGGCTGGGTCGTGATCTTCGGCGGCATGGCGATCTGGGCGACCGAGTTCGTCTGGGCGCAGCTCGTCCTGCGCTGGACCAAGCGCAAGGTCACCGAGGCGGCCCAACGGGCCCTCGACCCCAAGGTGCGGCGCCGGAACATCATCCTGACCTCCGTCGGCCTGGTGATCGTGGCCGCGGTGGCGGGGATCTACCTGTGGAAGTTCGGCCTCCAGTTGCCCTGGAACATCGAGGACCAGTGA
- a CDS encoding DUF4365 domain-containing protein, which yields MAIAQPERGGLLPERTAPIRGSLATTACMETLQVGYLHAVAAAAGCSLSQPFPDNGIDWHVSHSAPGHTVDDEVTIKVQLKATYQIPPGPPGRFFSFTLDNDHLAKLARTPVSVHKILVVMIVPRSRDQWLCAGHDRLDLRHCCYWTNLAGHPVTGRRRTTVRIPTARIFDDRALCEIMTRVGTGGKP from the coding sequence ATGGCCATAGCGCAGCCCGAACGGGGCGGGCTGCTGCCCGAGCGCACCGCGCCCATACGCGGCTCCCTCGCCACCACCGCCTGCATGGAGACCTTGCAGGTCGGCTACCTCCACGCGGTCGCCGCCGCGGCGGGCTGCTCGCTTTCCCAGCCCTTCCCGGACAACGGCATCGACTGGCACGTCAGCCACAGCGCCCCAGGGCACACGGTCGACGACGAGGTCACCATCAAGGTGCAGCTGAAGGCGACGTACCAGATACCGCCGGGCCCACCCGGCCGCTTCTTCTCCTTCACCCTCGACAACGACCACCTGGCGAAGCTCGCCCGCACCCCGGTCTCCGTGCACAAGATCCTCGTCGTGATGATCGTCCCCCGGTCCCGGGACCAGTGGCTGTGCGCCGGCCACGACCGGCTCGACCTCAGGCACTGCTGCTACTGGACCAACCTCGCCGGACACCCGGTCACCGGCCGGCGACGCACCACCGTGCGGATACCGACCGCGCGGATCTTCGACGACCGGGCGCTGTGCGAGATCATGACGCGGGTCGGGACGGGAGGGAAACCATGA
- a CDS encoding carbohydrate ABC transporter permease → MGSAVTHAPAVEDPLEESQPRHGPAKSPRPAEHKRRRRRENLAGYLFMSPWIAGFLLLTAGPMAASLYFAFTDYNLFDAPRWIGLDNFSEMFGDPRWRHSVQVTLWYVVVGTPIKLIAALGVALLLAQKRRGQAFYRAAFYAPSLIGASVSVAIVWKAIFSDDAVVDRTQQLFGIDAGGWTGDPDLIIYSLVALTVWQFGAPMVIFLAGLKQVPRELYEAADVDGASKLRQFWNITLPMISPVLFFNVLLETIHSFQIFSSAYIVGGGAGGSSCGPADGTMVYTCYLYIQGFENSRMGLASAMAWMLLVAVALVTAVLFWSQKRWVHYEEGGR, encoded by the coding sequence ATGGGAAGCGCCGTGACACACGCCCCCGCCGTGGAGGACCCGCTCGAGGAGTCCCAGCCGCGACACGGTCCGGCGAAGTCCCCGCGCCCCGCCGAACACAAGCGGCGGCGCCGCCGGGAGAACCTCGCCGGCTACCTCTTCATGTCCCCCTGGATCGCCGGCTTCCTGCTGCTGACGGCCGGACCGATGGCCGCCTCGCTCTACTTCGCGTTCACCGACTACAACCTGTTCGACGCGCCCCGGTGGATCGGCCTGGACAACTTCTCCGAGATGTTCGGCGACCCGCGCTGGCGCCACTCGGTCCAGGTCACGCTCTGGTACGTGGTCGTCGGCACGCCGATCAAGCTGATCGCCGCGCTCGGCGTGGCCCTGCTGCTGGCCCAGAAGCGGCGCGGGCAGGCCTTCTACCGGGCCGCCTTCTACGCCCCGTCGCTGATCGGCGCGAGCGTGTCCGTCGCCATCGTGTGGAAGGCGATCTTCTCGGACGACGCGGTCGTCGACCGGACGCAGCAGCTCTTCGGGATCGACGCCGGCGGCTGGACCGGCGACCCGGACCTGATCATCTACAGCCTGGTGGCGCTCACCGTCTGGCAGTTCGGCGCCCCGATGGTCATCTTCCTGGCCGGCCTCAAGCAGGTGCCGCGCGAGCTGTACGAGGCCGCCGACGTGGACGGCGCGAGCAAGCTGCGGCAGTTCTGGAACATCACGCTGCCGATGATCTCCCCGGTCCTCTTCTTCAACGTCCTGCTGGAGACCATCCACTCCTTCCAGATCTTCAGCTCCGCCTACATCGTCGGCGGCGGCGCGGGCGGCAGTTCCTGCGGACCGGCCGACGGGACCATGGTCTACACCTGTTACCTGTACATCCAGGGCTTCGAGAACAGCCGCATGGGCCTGGCCTCCGCCATGGCGTGGATGCTGCTGGTCGCGGTCGCCCTGGTCACCGCGGTGCTGTTCTGGTCGCAGAAGCGCTGGGTGCACTACGAGGAGGGCGGCCGATGA
- a CDS encoding ABC transporter substrate-binding protein: protein MQQGGNVERRTILKAAGASLAVAGLGATATACGGGSGSGDGTVTIRYSWWGAEDRAERINKTIALFEKKYPKIKVKTDFQPYTDFWKKFNTQASGGNPPDVFQNAIGFLRKYDAKNVLLDLSEQVEAGNLTMDGFRAGLETFGEIDGKLLGVPVGSNSMALVIDKPVYTRAGAKPEQGWTWDDFDKAMASVRDRTGRAGDSGMYGVMYLYDLYLRQNGKAFFTEDGLGFTEADLTAWWTKAEKGVKSGLFADPKKVAQIKPKSALSAELAGSEFTWDNFTVRYTSEGKSEYGLAPIPTTDGKRTGQYLGSLMLSGYRRTEHPKEVAQFIDFMVHDPEVAKIMGYDRGVPATQAQYDAYRPTDPVNKAIAAYEQSLVDAGVLETITPHPNGADICEAAFLRIAEEMALGERSVEDAVKQFFSESKTALAG, encoded by the coding sequence ATGCAGCAGGGCGGGAATGTGGAGAGGCGGACGATCCTCAAGGCGGCGGGGGCCTCGCTGGCCGTCGCGGGGCTGGGGGCGACGGCCACCGCGTGCGGCGGCGGCAGCGGATCCGGGGACGGGACGGTGACGATTCGTTACTCCTGGTGGGGTGCCGAGGACCGGGCGGAACGCATCAACAAGACCATCGCGCTCTTCGAGAAGAAGTACCCGAAGATCAAGGTGAAGACCGACTTCCAGCCGTACACCGACTTCTGGAAGAAGTTCAACACGCAGGCCTCAGGGGGGAATCCGCCGGACGTCTTCCAGAATGCCATCGGATTTCTCCGGAAATACGATGCCAAGAATGTACTGCTCGACCTGAGCGAACAGGTCGAGGCGGGCAATCTCACCATGGACGGCTTCCGGGCGGGCCTGGAGACGTTCGGCGAGATCGACGGCAAGCTCCTCGGCGTGCCCGTCGGTTCGAACTCGATGGCGCTCGTCATCGACAAGCCCGTCTACACCCGGGCCGGCGCCAAGCCCGAACAGGGCTGGACGTGGGACGACTTCGACAAGGCGATGGCGAGCGTCCGGGACCGGACCGGCCGGGCCGGCGACAGCGGCATGTACGGCGTCATGTACCTCTACGACCTGTATCTGCGTCAGAACGGCAAGGCGTTCTTCACCGAGGACGGACTCGGCTTCACCGAGGCCGACCTGACCGCCTGGTGGACGAAGGCGGAGAAGGGCGTGAAATCCGGCCTGTTCGCCGACCCGAAGAAGGTCGCCCAGATCAAGCCCAAGTCGGCGCTCTCCGCCGAACTCGCCGGCAGCGAGTTCACCTGGGACAACTTCACCGTCCGCTACACCTCCGAGGGCAAGAGCGAGTACGGCCTCGCGCCGATCCCCACCACCGACGGCAAGCGCACCGGCCAGTACCTCGGCTCGCTGATGCTCAGCGGCTACCGGCGCACCGAGCACCCGAAGGAAGTCGCCCAGTTCATCGACTTCATGGTCCACGACCCCGAGGTCGCCAAGATCATGGGCTACGACCGCGGGGTGCCGGCGACGCAGGCCCAGTACGACGCGTATCGGCCCACCGACCCGGTCAACAAGGCGATCGCCGCCTACGAGCAGTCCCTCGTCGACGCGGGCGTCCTGGAGACCATCACCCCGCACCCCAACGGCGCCGACATCTGCGAGGCCGCCTTCCTGCGCATCGCCGAGGAGATGGCACTCGGCGAGCGCTCGGTCGAGGACGCGGTCAAGCAGTTCTTCTCCGAGTCGAAGACGGCTCTCGCCGGCTGA
- a CDS encoding SRPBCC family protein — protein sequence MDWNHYRFRSLWTLPAPALAVYRELERLEDYPRWWPQTREVTRLDDSTAVLRVRSLLPYDLTTTLREGRRDPAAGVLEVVMSGDLEGWARWTVTEHGTGTLARYDQEVVVRKPLLRRLAVPGRPLFRANHRLMMRAGRRGLAAHLEAV from the coding sequence GTGGACTGGAACCATTACCGATTCCGCAGCCTGTGGACCCTGCCCGCGCCCGCCTTGGCGGTCTACCGGGAACTGGAACGGCTCGAGGACTACCCCCGCTGGTGGCCCCAGACCCGTGAGGTCACCCGCCTCGACGACAGCACCGCCGTCCTGAGGGTCCGCTCACTGCTCCCGTACGACCTGACCACGACCCTGCGCGAGGGCAGGCGCGACCCGGCGGCGGGCGTGCTGGAGGTCGTGATGAGCGGGGACCTGGAGGGCTGGGCACGCTGGACGGTCACCGAGCACGGCACCGGCACGCTCGCCCGATACGACCAGGAGGTCGTCGTACGCAAGCCGCTCCTGCGCCGCCTCGCGGTGCCGGGGCGGCCCCTGTTCCGGGCCAACCACCGGCTGATGATGCGGGCGGGACGGCGCGGACTTGCCGCCCACCTGGAAGCGGTTTGA
- a CDS encoding exo-rhamnogalacturonan lyase family protein, which produces MSPIPRRSLLKAAAVAGAAAQFSWALGAKNAQAAPAAETADDSPVTLTWLEDGGLGAAPGSTVGVPWPKGTYREGQTFAVTDADGKAVPTQSWPLAYWPDGSLKWTAHAVGSGNGELTLTAGTSAAPAKKVAVDQRGGTIDISTGVITARIGKSGSTLIKSVTRGTTEIAKNGRLVLLRQPEIEDGDQGTVKYERFDGAIDEVKVEQEGPVRAVVRIDGRHRKGHRGWLPFSVRLYFYAGADSFRMVHTITFDGKQEPGKASGDFIRGLGVRFTVPMRDESYDRHIRVGGEGTGLLREAVKGITGLRRDPGAAVQAAQYAGQKLPDPSTWDQRVTTRLQYIPEWGDYTLSQLSADGFTLRKRTKKGHGWIGAGGGRRASGFGYVGGVSGGLSFGLRDFWEKYPAQLDIRDAQTDEAEVTLWLWSPEAQPMDLRFYHDGLGQDTYEEQLEGLNITYEDYEPGFGTPYGIARTSELLFWANAATPSAEQLAEQVEAVRVLPQLAAPPEQLIKAGVFGPGLYSKPDRSTPAKAKIEDHLDFLFTYYKDQVEQRRWYGFWDYGDIMHTYDAARHQWRYDIGGYAWDNSELSPDLWLWYAYLRSGRADIFRFAEAMTRHTGEVDVYHLGEWAGLGTRHGVQHYADSAKQQRIANTTYRRFYYFLTADERVGDLMHANVDSDETFLALDPLRKIRTEPYTPDRNALSVGFGTDWSGLVSAWLTEWERKGPKWEKAKARVLSTMETIAAQPNGFVQGSGLYDLDTGRFAIADTPKVEVSHLSAVFGLNELCAELIDLVDMPEFNEAYYDYCRYFNASKTEQAARYGSNFGSLILFQGHSRLDAYAAVQTGDAKLAARAWQKFYDSDGYKESAPWTTEKVSGPTALVPGSEATWVATNDTALYGLAAIENLALLGDRMP; this is translated from the coding sequence ATGTCCCCCATCCCCCGCAGGTCCCTCCTCAAGGCGGCGGCCGTCGCCGGAGCCGCCGCCCAGTTCAGCTGGGCTCTCGGCGCCAAGAACGCCCAGGCCGCCCCCGCCGCCGAGACCGCCGACGACAGCCCCGTCACCCTGACCTGGCTGGAGGACGGCGGCCTCGGCGCCGCCCCCGGCTCCACCGTCGGCGTCCCCTGGCCCAAGGGCACCTACCGGGAGGGCCAGACCTTCGCCGTCACGGACGCGGACGGCAAGGCCGTACCCACCCAGTCCTGGCCCCTCGCCTACTGGCCCGACGGCTCCCTGAAGTGGACCGCCCACGCCGTCGGCTCCGGCAACGGCGAGCTCACCCTGACCGCCGGCACCTCGGCGGCCCCCGCCAAGAAGGTCGCCGTCGATCAGCGGGGCGGCACCATCGACATATCGACCGGCGTCATCACCGCCAGAATCGGCAAGTCGGGATCGACACTGATCAAGTCGGTCACCAGAGGCACCACCGAGATCGCGAAGAACGGCCGCCTCGTCCTCCTGCGCCAGCCCGAGATCGAGGACGGCGACCAGGGCACGGTGAAGTACGAGCGCTTCGACGGCGCCATCGACGAGGTGAAGGTCGAGCAGGAGGGCCCGGTCCGCGCCGTCGTCCGCATCGACGGCAGACACCGCAAGGGCCACCGAGGCTGGCTCCCCTTCTCCGTCCGCCTGTACTTCTACGCGGGCGCCGACTCCTTCCGCATGGTGCACACCATCACCTTCGACGGGAAGCAGGAGCCCGGGAAGGCGAGCGGCGACTTCATCCGGGGCCTCGGCGTCCGCTTCACCGTCCCGATGCGCGACGAGTCCTACGACCGCCACATCCGCGTCGGCGGCGAGGGCACCGGCCTGCTGCGCGAGGCCGTCAAGGGCATCACCGGCCTGCGCCGCGACCCGGGCGCCGCCGTGCAGGCGGCTCAGTACGCGGGGCAGAAGCTGCCCGACCCGTCCACCTGGGACCAACGCGTCACCACCCGGCTCCAGTACATCCCGGAGTGGGGCGACTACACCCTCTCCCAGCTCTCCGCCGACGGCTTCACCCTGCGCAAGCGCACCAAGAAGGGCCACGGCTGGATCGGCGCCGGCGGCGGACGGCGCGCCTCCGGCTTCGGCTACGTCGGCGGTGTGAGCGGCGGCCTCTCCTTCGGCCTGCGCGACTTCTGGGAGAAGTACCCCGCCCAGCTCGACATCCGCGACGCGCAGACCGACGAGGCCGAGGTCACCCTCTGGCTCTGGTCGCCCGAGGCCCAGCCCATGGACCTGCGCTTCTACCACGACGGCCTGGGCCAGGACACGTACGAGGAACAGCTGGAAGGCCTCAACATCACCTACGAGGACTACGAACCCGGCTTCGGCACCCCCTACGGCATCGCCCGCACCTCCGAGCTGCTCTTCTGGGCCAACGCCGCCACTCCGAGCGCCGAGCAGCTCGCCGAACAGGTCGAGGCCGTACGCGTCCTGCCGCAGCTGGCCGCCCCGCCCGAGCAGCTCATCAAGGCCGGCGTCTTCGGCCCCGGCCTCTACTCGAAGCCCGACCGCTCCACCCCCGCCAAGGCGAAGATCGAGGACCACCTCGACTTCCTCTTCACCTACTACAAGGACCAGGTGGAGCAGCGCCGCTGGTACGGCTTCTGGGACTACGGCGACATCATGCACACCTACGACGCCGCCCGGCACCAGTGGCGCTACGACATCGGCGGCTACGCCTGGGACAACTCCGAACTCTCCCCGGACCTCTGGCTCTGGTACGCCTACCTGCGCTCCGGCCGCGCCGACATCTTCCGCTTCGCCGAGGCCATGACCCGGCACACCGGCGAGGTCGACGTCTACCACCTCGGCGAATGGGCCGGCCTCGGCACCCGCCACGGCGTCCAGCACTACGCCGACAGCGCCAAGCAGCAGCGGATCGCCAACACCACCTACCGGCGCTTCTACTACTTCCTCACCGCCGACGAACGCGTCGGCGACCTCATGCACGCCAACGTCGACTCCGACGAGACGTTCCTCGCCCTCGACCCGCTCCGCAAGATCCGCACCGAGCCCTACACCCCCGACCGCAACGCCCTGTCGGTCGGCTTCGGCACCGACTGGAGCGGCCTGGTCTCGGCGTGGCTGACCGAGTGGGAACGCAAGGGCCCCAAGTGGGAGAAGGCCAAGGCGCGCGTCCTGTCCACGATGGAGACCATCGCCGCCCAGCCCAACGGCTTCGTCCAGGGCAGCGGCCTCTACGATCTCGACACCGGCCGGTTCGCGATCGCCGACACCCCGAAGGTCGAGGTCTCCCACCTGTCGGCCGTCTTCGGCCTGAACGAACTGTGCGCCGAACTCATCGACCTCGTCGACATGCCGGAGTTCAACGAGGCCTACTACGACTACTGCCGCTACTTCAACGCCTCCAAGACCGAACAGGCGGCCCGCTACGGCAGCAACTTCGGCAGCCTCATCCTCTTCCAGGGCCACTCGCGCCTCGACGCCTACGCCGCCGTACAGACCGGGGACGCCAAGCTCGCCGCCCGCGCCTGGCAGAAGTTCTACGACTCCGACGGCTACAAGGAGTCGGCTCCCTGGACGACCGAGAAGGTGAGCGGCCCGACCGCCCTGGTGCCCGGCAGCGAGGCGACCTGGGTCGCCACCAACGACACCGCGCTCTACGGCCTCGCCGCCATCGAGAACCTGGCACTTCTGGGGGACCGGATGCCGTAG
- a CDS encoding 3'-5' exonuclease, producing the protein MTCWFEGPLAAFDTETTGVDVETDRIVSAALVVQDAPGLRPRVTRWLVNPGVPVPEAATAVHGLTEEHLHRHGRWPAPVMWEIAEALSDQARAGRPLVVMNAPFDLTLLDRELRRHRASSLGRWLEQRSLHVLDPRVLDKHFDRYRKGRRTLTDLCAHYGVELAGAHDAAADAQAALEVVRAVGRRFPSRLERLSAAELHTLQAVWHAGQARGLQAWFALNGTEEAVDPAWPLRPDLRAAA; encoded by the coding sequence ATGACGTGCTGGTTCGAGGGGCCGCTGGCCGCCTTCGACACGGAGACGACGGGTGTGGACGTCGAGACCGACCGGATCGTGTCGGCGGCCCTCGTCGTCCAGGACGCCCCCGGGCTCAGGCCGCGGGTCACCCGGTGGCTGGTGAACCCGGGTGTGCCGGTGCCCGAGGCGGCGACGGCGGTGCACGGGCTGACCGAGGAGCATCTGCACCGGCACGGCCGGTGGCCCGCGCCGGTGATGTGGGAGATAGCCGAGGCGCTGAGCGATCAGGCACGCGCCGGACGCCCGCTGGTGGTGATGAACGCGCCGTTCGACCTGACGCTGCTGGACCGGGAGTTGCGCCGGCACCGTGCCTCGTCGCTGGGGCGCTGGCTGGAGCAGAGGTCGCTGCACGTGCTGGACCCGAGGGTGCTCGACAAGCACTTCGACCGGTACCGCAAGGGCCGCCGCACCCTGACCGACCTGTGCGCGCACTACGGCGTCGAGCTGGCCGGCGCGCACGACGCGGCGGCCGACGCGCAGGCGGCGCTGGAGGTCGTACGGGCGGTGGGCCGCCGCTTCCCGTCGCGGCTGGAGCGTCTGTCCGCCGCGGAGCTGCACACGCTGCAGGCGGTGTGGCACGCGGGGCAGGCGCGGGGTCTGCAGGCGTGGTTCGCGCTCAACGGGACCGAGGAGGCGGTCGACCCGGCGTGGCCGCTGCGGCCGGACCTGCGGGCGGCGGCGTGA
- a CDS encoding carbohydrate ABC transporter permease, whose translation MSAQATDVTPAPTAKGALRRGLPGSLAWHIGSLAILAVILYPVLWVIGGSLKESGDIVGSLDLFPADPIISNYTGLADGIADISISTFFVNSLVLAVGSVIGIVASCSLTAYAFAKIRFAGRNLLFTLMIGTLLLPYHVLLIPQYVLFRNMDMINTYTPLLLGKYLATEAFFVFLMVQFMRNLPKELDEAARLDGCGHFRIYWSIVLPLCRPALITSAIFTFINSWNDFMGPLIYLNEPGKYTVSLGLKMFVDQEGLANYGGMIAMSLVALLPVLAFFLAFQRYLIDGMATSGLKG comes from the coding sequence ATGAGCGCACAGGCCACCGACGTCACGCCGGCCCCGACCGCGAAGGGCGCCCTGCGGCGCGGGCTGCCGGGCTCGCTCGCCTGGCACATCGGGTCGCTGGCGATCCTGGCGGTGATCCTCTACCCGGTGCTCTGGGTCATCGGCGGCTCCCTCAAGGAGAGCGGGGACATCGTCGGCAGCCTGGACCTGTTCCCGGCCGACCCGATCATCTCGAACTACACGGGTCTCGCCGACGGCATCGCCGACATCTCGATCTCCACCTTCTTCGTCAACTCGCTCGTCCTCGCGGTGGGTTCGGTGATCGGGATCGTGGCGTCCTGCTCGCTGACCGCGTACGCCTTCGCGAAGATCCGGTTCGCCGGCCGCAACCTGCTCTTCACACTGATGATCGGCACGCTCCTGCTGCCGTACCACGTTCTGCTCATCCCGCAGTACGTGCTCTTCCGCAACATGGACATGATCAACACGTACACCCCGCTGCTGCTGGGGAAGTACCTGGCCACGGAGGCGTTCTTCGTCTTTCTGATGGTGCAGTTCATGCGGAACCTCCCCAAGGAGCTGGACGAGGCGGCGCGCCTGGACGGCTGCGGACACTTCCGCATCTACTGGTCGATCGTGCTGCCGCTGTGCCGCCCGGCCCTGATCACCAGCGCGATCTTCACCTTCATCAACTCGTGGAACGACTTCATGGGCCCGCTGATCTACCTCAACGAGCCCGGCAAGTACACCGTCTCCCTCGGCCTGAAGATGTTCGTGGACCAGGAAGGGCTGGCGAACTACGGCGGCATGATCGCCATGTCGCTCGTCGCCCTGCTGCCCGTCCTCGCCTTCTTCCTGGCCTTCCAGCGCTATCTGATCGACGGCATGGCCACGTCCGGCCTGAAGGGCTGA